A single Methanomassiliicoccales archaeon DNA region contains:
- a CDS encoding DUF2797 domain-containing protein: MSIFVPPTQTFILAVHEYWAMFVRADRLLSEEPDWFSKHVIGFHWEGFVPHLEYFDLEDRELKELDLQHLELIVSDTCRCVGSFSDDGYVPCPKHAKLTRGFAQCPTCAEVWIPVQECIFEPRCNGELCQDKDASFCRKAHIVYAAFHGYLVKVGMTGGTRLRERAIEQGADAIVPLVQVQGRKNARSLEKEITRKLRAKQGITGQDFSKALLVRQSKRRLEDRYRTLLRSLEGEYPVMNADLQLLSDYPMRVTLDEPPIRVDTVGPHQGKVLGIKGRFLIYEDDGGEVKMLELADLPSRLIETGQKG, translated from the coding sequence ATGAGCATTTTCGTTCCGCCCACCCAAACATTCATTTTGGCCGTGCACGAGTATTGGGCGATGTTCGTTCGGGCCGACCGCCTGTTGTCCGAAGAGCCGGATTGGTTCTCAAAGCACGTCATAGGCTTCCACTGGGAGGGATTCGTTCCCCATCTGGAATACTTCGACCTGGAGGATCGAGAGCTCAAGGAACTTGATCTCCAGCATCTGGAGCTGATCGTCTCGGACACCTGCAGATGCGTCGGCTCTTTCAGCGATGATGGCTACGTCCCTTGCCCGAAGCACGCCAAGTTGACCAGGGGATTCGCTCAGTGCCCCACCTGCGCCGAGGTCTGGATCCCGGTGCAGGAGTGCATCTTTGAGCCGAGATGCAATGGCGAGCTATGCCAGGACAAGGACGCGAGTTTCTGCCGCAAGGCGCACATCGTTTACGCCGCGTTCCACGGCTACCTGGTCAAAGTGGGCATGACTGGTGGCACTCGCTTGAGGGAGAGGGCGATCGAGCAAGGGGCGGATGCGATCGTGCCATTGGTGCAAGTGCAGGGGAGGAAGAACGCCCGTTCCCTGGAGAAGGAGATCACCCGAAAGCTTCGGGCCAAGCAGGGCATCACCGGGCAGGACTTCTCGAAAGCGCTGCTGGTCAGGCAGAGCAAGAGGCGGCTGGAGGACCGCTACCGGACGTTGCTCCGGTCACTGGAAGGAGAGTATCCAGTCATGAACGCCGATCTGCAGTTGCTCTCCGACTATCCTATGCGCGTCACACTTGACGAACCCCCAATCCGGGTGGATACCGTCGGTCCGCATCAGGGAAAGGTGCTGGGCATCAAAGGCCGCTTCCTCATCTATGAGGATGATGGAGGGGAGGTCAAGATGCTAGAGCTGGCCGACCTACCGTCCAGACTTATCGAGACCGGACAAAAGGGATAA
- a CDS encoding RNA 2'-phosphotransferase has translation MLRECQDHGYFRGDTCPICGDAGRFLMNDQELEQIGRTMAGALRHFPEKFELTMDSQGFVPMRDFVNALKKQRDRWHWVRPHHVIAIIETDPKGRYQVSNDLIRATYGHTISLELNLPTDHIPETLYYPTSKEETDIILETGLKPSDRKMVHLSKTYQDAMNAGKVRVEDPVILEVDAKRAVDEGIVIQRAGRTVFLVQDISSQYLKRAPTPEEQTEELVPSTE, from the coding sequence ATGTTGCGCGAGTGCCAAGATCACGGCTATTTCCGAGGTGACACGTGTCCGATATGCGGCGATGCCGGCCGCTTCCTGATGAACGACCAGGAGCTGGAACAGATAGGCCGCACCATGGCTGGAGCGCTCAGGCACTTCCCGGAAAAGTTCGAGCTGACCATGGACTCACAAGGCTTCGTGCCCATGCGCGACTTCGTCAACGCGCTCAAGAAGCAAAGGGACAGATGGCATTGGGTCCGGCCGCATCATGTCATCGCTATCATCGAAACGGACCCCAAAGGCCGCTACCAGGTGAGCAACGATCTCATCCGGGCCACGTACGGTCATACCATCTCCCTCGAGCTCAATCTTCCCACCGACCATATCCCGGAGACGCTCTACTACCCGACCTCCAAGGAGGAAACGGACATCATCCTGGAAACCGGTCTGAAACCCTCGGACCGCAAGATGGTGCACCTTTCCAAGACCTACCAGGACGCCATGAACGCGGGGAAGGTGCGAGTGGAAGACCCCGTCATTCTGGAAGTGGACGCGAAACGGGCCGTGGACGAGGGCATCGTCATCCAGCGCGCTGGGAGGACCGTCTTCCTAGTGCAGGATATCTCCTCTCAATATCTCAAGCGCGCACCTACGCCAGAGGAACAGACCGAAGAGCTCGTGCCTAGCACGGAATGA